The following proteins are co-located in the Micromonospora coriariae genome:
- a CDS encoding QcrA and Rieske domain-containing protein produces the protein MSARRPSASERAASRRIVVAFLVSAAGAVGFAVTYTVGGDTRWEGVCLAVAFAGLAVGLAIWGRRLVPVDGYVEEHEGFAPPPTEQAMTAAVLAAPDSPVRRRGLLAALGLALSALGAAALFPLRSLLPSGRAHPLKARRDTPWGPGVRLVTADGRPLRLQDVPAGTALGIFPEGHLDTGDGPAFAVRLAPERFARPPSAGHLNGLVVYSLLCTHAGCPVRIYLKGTGKVLCPCHQSSFDLLADARPVAGPAARALPGLPIEVGPDGFLRATGEFTAPPGAGFWSSP, from the coding sequence ATGAGCGCGCGGCGTCCCTCGGCGAGCGAGCGGGCGGCCAGTCGCCGGATCGTCGTCGCGTTTCTGGTCAGCGCCGCCGGGGCGGTGGGCTTCGCGGTGACGTACACGGTGGGTGGCGACACCCGCTGGGAGGGGGTCTGTCTCGCGGTGGCCTTCGCCGGGCTGGCCGTGGGCCTCGCCATCTGGGGCCGGCGGCTCGTGCCGGTCGACGGGTACGTCGAGGAGCACGAGGGCTTCGCGCCGCCTCCGACCGAGCAGGCGATGACCGCCGCGGTGCTCGCGGCGCCGGACAGCCCGGTGCGGCGGCGAGGCCTGCTCGCCGCGCTCGGGCTCGCGCTGAGCGCGCTCGGCGCCGCCGCGCTGTTCCCGCTGCGCTCCCTGCTGCCCTCCGGTCGGGCCCACCCGCTCAAGGCACGCAGAGACACCCCATGGGGACCCGGCGTGCGGCTGGTCACCGCGGACGGACGGCCACTGCGGCTGCAGGACGTGCCCGCCGGCACCGCGCTCGGGATCTTTCCCGAGGGCCACCTCGACACCGGGGACGGCCCCGCTTTCGCGGTCCGCCTTGCTCCGGAACGCTTCGCCCGCCCGCCCTCCGCCGGTCACCTGAACGGGCTGGTCGTCTACTCGCTGCTCTGCACGCACGCAGGGTGCCCGGTCCGGATCTACCTCAAGGGCACCGGGAAGGTGCTCTGTCCCTGCCATCAGTCCTCCTTCGACCTGCTGGCAGATGCCCGGCCGGTGGCGGGTCCGGCGGCCCGGGCGCTGCCAGGGCTGCCGATCGAGGTCGGACCGGACGGCTTCCTCCGCGCGACCGGTGAATTCACAGCGCCGCCCGGCGCGGGCTTCTGGAGCTCACCATGA
- the qcrC gene encoding cytochrome bc1 complex diheme cytochrome c subunit, protein MRHSRAAARRLTLHPRRMLAVGPVLVLAAGPVALAPEPTPGAATPAASAPSSNPADRGTELYLQQCASCHGEQGRGTQRGPSLIGVGPASVDFQLSTGRMPLSREEQQARRAEPVFSADDIRALVGHVASFGGGGPQIPRVAPGNLTSGQEIFAANCAPCHGATGAGTALTDGWTAPPLYDATATQVAEAVRVGPGLMPVFPSQVLDDQQVNDLTAYVQRLRGERLDRGGNPLGRLGPLAEGLVTWVAVLGLLVAAARWLGRRAGE, encoded by the coding sequence ATGCGGCACTCACGAGCCGCGGCCCGGCGGCTCACCCTGCATCCCCGCCGGATGCTCGCGGTCGGACCCGTGCTGGTGCTCGCCGCCGGTCCGGTGGCGCTCGCCCCCGAGCCGACCCCCGGGGCCGCAACCCCGGCCGCGTCCGCGCCGTCGTCCAACCCGGCGGACCGGGGCACCGAGCTCTACCTGCAGCAGTGCGCGAGTTGCCACGGTGAGCAGGGGCGCGGCACGCAGCGGGGCCCGTCGCTGATCGGCGTCGGCCCCGCCTCGGTCGACTTCCAGCTCTCCACCGGCCGGATGCCGCTGTCGCGGGAGGAGCAGCAGGCCCGGCGCGCGGAACCGGTGTTCTCGGCCGACGACATCCGCGCACTGGTGGGCCACGTCGCCAGCTTCGGCGGGGGTGGTCCGCAGATACCCCGGGTCGCCCCGGGCAACCTGACCTCCGGTCAGGAGATCTTCGCCGCCAACTGCGCACCCTGCCACGGGGCCACCGGCGCGGGCACCGCGCTGACCGACGGCTGGACCGCCCCGCCGCTGTACGACGCCACAGCGACGCAGGTCGCCGAGGCGGTCCGGGTCGGCCCCGGGCTGATGCCGGTCTTTCCCAGCCAGGTGCTCGACGACCAGCAGGTCAACGACCTCACCGCGTACGTGCAGCGGCTCCGCGGCGAGCGGCTGGACCGGGGCGGCAACCCCCTCGGTCGGCTCGGCCCGCTGGCCGAGGGACTGGTCACCTGGGTGGCCGTCCTGGGTCTGCTGGTGGCAGCCGCTCGGTGGCTGGGCAGGAGGGCCGGGGAATGA
- the qcrB gene encoding cytochrome bc1 complex cytochrome b subunit, which produces MITDRLARALDDRLRLSPITRRALVKVFPDHWSFMLGEIALYSFIALILTGVYLTFFFDASSADRVYRGAYAPLDGATTSAAYASTVRLSWDVRAGLLIRQTHHWAALVFVAAIVLHLARIFFTGAFRKPRELNWLIGVTMLTLALANGFTGYSLPDDLLSGLGLRIITSVVESIPLVGAWLVSLALGGEFPSDEMIPRMFVAHVLLVPAVLVALVSLHMGILVRQKHSQFPGPGRTEHNVVGSRLWPSYTLRTLALFAWVLAVLFALGGLIQINPVWLYGPFEPAQSTAPAQPDWYVAWGDGALRLFPPLEFRVAGHLVPAPFFPGVVLGGLTFLVLYAWPFVERLLTGDRRQHHLLDRPRDHPVRMGIGVAALTFYAVLTVAAGDDIIARLLRVPIYDLLSVFQVLVLVLPILAGALAFLTARALHRGGAAGVGELTRADLRRAAHRSPHPPEGEGEPETPALDRPGERIELWPEGDLWHWRYRDEARHLVIGGNRALRSEEEAISASRLAYPGVDRVVVPGPPPAPPPGPIRAALRRWGRAAAIGSLLLAALVEKRRERRERERLDGPTPPEPAEEATTGNGRT; this is translated from the coding sequence ATGATCACCGACCGGCTGGCCCGGGCCCTGGACGACCGGCTACGGCTCTCGCCGATCACCCGCCGGGCGCTGGTGAAGGTCTTTCCCGACCACTGGTCGTTCATGCTCGGCGAGATCGCGCTCTACTCGTTCATCGCGCTGATCCTCACCGGCGTCTACCTGACCTTCTTCTTCGACGCCAGCTCCGCCGACCGCGTCTACCGCGGTGCGTACGCCCCGCTGGACGGCGCCACCACCTCCGCGGCGTACGCCTCGACGGTGCGGCTCAGCTGGGACGTCCGGGCCGGCCTGCTGATCCGGCAGACCCACCACTGGGCCGCGCTGGTCTTCGTCGCGGCCATCGTGCTGCACCTGGCGCGGATCTTCTTCACCGGGGCGTTCCGCAAACCCCGTGAGCTCAACTGGCTGATCGGCGTGACCATGCTGACCCTCGCCCTGGCCAACGGCTTCACCGGCTACTCCCTGCCCGACGACCTGCTCTCCGGGCTGGGCCTGCGGATCATCACCTCGGTGGTGGAGTCGATCCCCCTGGTCGGGGCGTGGCTGGTTTCCCTGGCCCTGGGCGGGGAGTTCCCCTCCGACGAGATGATCCCCAGGATGTTCGTCGCCCACGTGCTGCTGGTGCCGGCTGTCCTCGTCGCCCTCGTGTCGCTGCACATGGGCATCCTGGTCCGGCAGAAGCACAGCCAGTTCCCCGGTCCGGGGCGGACCGAGCACAACGTCGTCGGCTCCCGGCTGTGGCCGAGCTACACCCTGCGCACGCTCGCCCTGTTCGCCTGGGTGCTGGCGGTACTGTTCGCCCTCGGCGGCCTGATCCAGATCAACCCGGTCTGGCTCTACGGGCCCTTCGAACCGGCCCAGTCCACCGCGCCTGCCCAGCCCGACTGGTACGTCGCCTGGGGTGATGGGGCGCTGCGGCTGTTCCCGCCGCTGGAGTTCCGCGTCGCCGGGCATCTGGTGCCCGCGCCGTTCTTCCCCGGCGTGGTGCTCGGCGGGTTGACCTTCCTCGTCCTCTACGCGTGGCCGTTCGTCGAACGGCTGCTGACCGGCGATCGCCGGCAGCACCACCTGCTCGACCGGCCCCGCGACCATCCCGTCCGGATGGGCATCGGTGTTGCCGCGCTGACCTTCTACGCGGTACTCACGGTGGCGGCCGGCGACGACATCATCGCCCGCCTGCTGCGGGTGCCGATCTACGACCTGCTGTCGGTGTTCCAGGTGCTGGTGCTCGTCCTGCCGATCCTGGCCGGGGCGCTCGCCTTCCTGACCGCGCGGGCGCTGCACCGCGGCGGCGCAGCCGGCGTCGGCGAACTCACCCGCGCGGACCTGCGGCGCGCCGCCCACCGCTCGCCTCACCCGCCCGAGGGCGAGGGTGAACCGGAAACACCCGCCCTGGACAGGCCGGGGGAGCGAATCGAGCTGTGGCCGGAGGGCGACCTGTGGCATTGGCGTTACCGCGACGAGGCCCGGCACCTCGTCATCGGCGGGAACCGGGCCCTGCGCTCGGAGGAGGAAGCGATCTCGGCCTCCCGGCTCGCGTACCCGGGGGTCGACCGGGTGGTGGTGCCCGGACCGCCGCCGGCGCCACCGCCCGGGCCGATCCGCGCCGCCCTGCGCCGTTGGGGCCGGGCGGCGGCCATCGGGTCGCTGCTGCTCGCAGCCCTCGTCGAGAAACGGCGGGAACGCCGGGAGCGGGAACGGCTGGACGGCCCGACGCCGCCGGAGCCGGCGGAAGAGGCGACGACCGGGAATGGGCGGACATGA
- a CDS encoding TIGR03842 family LLM class F420-dependent oxidoreductase, whose product MDFGVVLQTDPPARDVVAGLTAAEDNGFRYGWTFDSCVLWQEPFVIYSQVLAATKHLIVGPMVTNPSTRDWSVTASLFATLNDMFGNRTVCGIGRGDSARRVIGQPPASLATLKEAMHVIKELAEGNEVEHHGTAVRIPWVRDGRLEIWMAAYGPKALRLVGEQADGFILQTADPDIARWTIGSVRDAATAAGRDPDSITVCVAAPAYVGTNLAHQRDQLRWFGGMVGNHVADLVARYGDSGVVPKALTDYIRGRAGYDYAHHGRAGNPSTDFVPDEIVDRFCLVGPESAHVDRLQELKEIGVHNFALYLMHDDKEKTLSSYGKNVITQV is encoded by the coding sequence GTGGACTTCGGTGTCGTACTCCAGACCGACCCGCCGGCGCGCGACGTCGTGGCCGGCCTCACCGCCGCCGAGGACAACGGGTTCCGCTACGGGTGGACGTTCGACTCCTGCGTGCTGTGGCAGGAGCCGTTCGTCATCTACTCGCAGGTCCTCGCCGCAACCAAGCACCTGATCGTCGGGCCGATGGTGACCAACCCGAGCACCCGCGACTGGTCGGTCACCGCGTCGCTCTTCGCCACGCTCAACGACATGTTCGGCAACCGCACGGTGTGCGGGATCGGCCGCGGCGACTCGGCCCGGCGGGTCATCGGCCAGCCGCCGGCGAGCCTGGCCACGCTGAAGGAAGCGATGCACGTCATCAAGGAGCTGGCCGAGGGCAACGAGGTCGAGCACCACGGCACGGCGGTGCGCATCCCCTGGGTGCGCGACGGCCGGCTGGAGATCTGGATGGCCGCCTACGGCCCGAAAGCGCTGCGGCTGGTCGGTGAGCAGGCCGACGGCTTCATCCTGCAGACGGCCGACCCCGACATCGCCCGCTGGACGATCGGCTCGGTACGCGATGCGGCCACCGCGGCAGGTCGAGATCCCGACTCGATCACGGTGTGCGTGGCCGCACCCGCCTACGTGGGCACAAACCTGGCGCACCAACGGGATCAGCTGCGCTGGTTCGGCGGCATGGTCGGCAACCACGTGGCCGACCTGGTCGCCCGCTACGGCGACTCCGGGGTCGTGCCGAAGGCGCTCACCGACTACATCAGGGGGCGCGCAGGCTACGACTACGCACACCACGGCCGCGCCGGCAATCCGTCCACCGACTTCGTGCCCGATGAGATCGTCGACCGGTTCTGCCTCGTCGGCCCCGAGTCAGCCCACGTCGACCGGCTGCAGGAGCTCAAGGAGATCGGGGTGCACAACTTCGCCCTCTACCTCATGCACGACGACAAGGAGAAGACCCTCTCCTCGTACGGCAAGAACGTCATCACGCAGGTCTGA
- a CDS encoding nitrilase-related carbon-nitrogen hydrolase yields MSNIIRAGLVQQKWTGDKESMIANAVEAIRSAASQGAQVVCLQELFYGPYFCQIQDADYYSYTEAIPDGPTTALMREVAEQHGVVLIVPMYEQEQPGVYYNTAAVIDADGTYLGKHRKNHIPQVKGFWEKFYFRPGNLGYPVFDTAVGRIGVYICYERHFPEGWRALGLAGAKIVFNPSATSRGLSEYLWRLEQPAAAVANEYYVGAINRVGVEPLGDNDFYGQSYFVDPRGQLVGDAASDSEAEVVVRDLDMDKLAEVRDLWAFYRDRRPDTYESLVTP; encoded by the coding sequence ATGAGCAACATCATCCGAGCCGGGCTGGTGCAGCAGAAGTGGACCGGCGACAAGGAGTCGATGATCGCCAACGCGGTCGAGGCCATCCGCAGCGCCGCCTCGCAGGGCGCACAGGTGGTCTGCCTGCAGGAGTTGTTCTACGGCCCGTACTTCTGCCAGATCCAGGACGCGGACTACTACTCGTACACCGAGGCCATCCCGGACGGGCCGACGACCGCGCTGATGCGCGAGGTCGCCGAGCAGCACGGCGTGGTGCTGATCGTGCCGATGTACGAGCAGGAGCAGCCCGGTGTCTACTACAACACCGCCGCGGTGATCGACGCCGACGGCACCTACCTCGGCAAGCACCGGAAGAACCACATTCCGCAGGTGAAGGGGTTCTGGGAGAAGTTCTACTTCCGGCCGGGGAACCTCGGCTATCCGGTGTTCGACACCGCCGTGGGGCGCATCGGCGTCTACATCTGCTACGAGCGGCACTTCCCCGAGGGCTGGCGTGCGCTCGGCCTGGCCGGTGCGAAGATCGTTTTCAACCCGTCGGCGACCAGCCGTGGCCTGTCGGAGTACCTGTGGCGGCTGGAGCAGCCCGCGGCCGCGGTCGCCAACGAGTACTACGTCGGCGCGATCAACCGGGTCGGCGTGGAACCGTTGGGTGACAACGACTTCTACGGCCAGTCGTACTTCGTGGACCCGCGCGGGCAACTGGTCGGCGACGCGGCGTCGGACAGCGAGGCGGAGGTTGTCGTCCGCGACCTGGACATGGACAAGCTGGCCGAGGTCCGTGACCTGTGGGCCTTCTACCGCGACCGCCGTCCCGACACGTACGAATCGCTGGTGACGCCGTGA
- the hydA gene encoding dihydropyrimidinase, which yields MSIVIRNGTIVNATGAYPADVLVEGERIAALAAPDSGLAEQWASGAERVIDASGKYVVPGGIDGHTHMEMPFGGTFSADNFETGTIAAAWGGTTTIIDFAVQGKGTSVLSALDKWHSKADGNCAIDYGFHMIVSDVNDTSLKEMDACIDAGVNTFKMFMAYPGVFYATDGEILRAMQKARDTGSMIMMHAENGIAIDQLVLEALANGQTDPVQHGLTRPPELEGEATSRAIALAKVTGSPLYIVHLSAAHALDAVTQARDTGQNVFAETCPQYLFLSLEDLARPDFEGAKYVASPPLRPKEHQAELWRGLRTNDLSLVSTDHCPFCFKDQKELGRGDFSKIPNGMPGVEHRMDLLYQGVVKGEITLPRWVEISSTTPARMFGLYPRKGVIAPGADADITVYDPTAQQTISASTHHMNVDYSAYEGMELTGKVCTVLSRGRVVVDDNAFHGAAGHGRFLKRDLSQYLV from the coding sequence GTGAGCATCGTCATCCGCAACGGAACGATCGTCAACGCCACCGGGGCGTACCCGGCGGACGTGCTGGTCGAGGGCGAGCGGATAGCGGCGCTCGCCGCGCCCGACTCGGGTCTGGCCGAGCAGTGGGCGTCCGGTGCTGAGCGCGTGATCGACGCCAGCGGAAAGTACGTGGTGCCGGGCGGCATCGACGGCCACACCCACATGGAGATGCCGTTCGGTGGCACGTTCTCGGCGGACAACTTCGAGACCGGAACGATTGCGGCAGCCTGGGGCGGCACGACGACCATCATCGACTTCGCCGTACAGGGCAAGGGCACGTCCGTGCTGTCCGCGCTGGACAAGTGGCACAGCAAGGCCGACGGCAACTGCGCGATCGACTACGGGTTCCACATGATCGTCTCAGACGTCAACGACACGTCTCTGAAGGAGATGGACGCCTGCATCGACGCGGGCGTCAACACGTTCAAGATGTTCATGGCCTATCCGGGGGTCTTCTACGCCACCGACGGGGAGATCCTGCGGGCGATGCAGAAGGCCCGGGACACCGGGTCGATGATCATGATGCACGCGGAGAACGGCATCGCCATCGACCAGCTCGTCCTCGAGGCGCTGGCCAACGGTCAGACGGACCCGGTGCAGCACGGCCTGACCCGGCCGCCCGAACTGGAGGGCGAGGCGACCTCGCGGGCGATCGCGCTGGCCAAGGTCACCGGCTCGCCGCTGTACATCGTGCACCTCTCCGCCGCGCACGCCCTGGACGCGGTCACCCAGGCGCGTGACACCGGGCAGAACGTGTTCGCCGAGACCTGCCCGCAGTACCTGTTCCTGTCGCTGGAGGATCTGGCCAGGCCCGACTTCGAGGGCGCGAAGTACGTCGCCTCTCCCCCACTGCGCCCCAAGGAGCACCAGGCGGAGTTGTGGCGGGGCCTGCGCACCAACGACCTGTCGCTGGTGTCCACCGACCACTGCCCCTTCTGCTTCAAGGACCAGAAGGAGCTGGGCCGGGGAGACTTCTCCAAGATCCCGAACGGGATGCCCGGCGTCGAGCACCGGATGGACCTGCTCTATCAGGGCGTCGTGAAAGGCGAGATCACCCTGCCGCGCTGGGTGGAGATCAGCTCGACCACGCCCGCCAGGATGTTCGGGCTCTACCCGCGCAAGGGCGTCATCGCGCCGGGCGCCGACGCGGACATCACGGTGTACGACCCGACGGCCCAGCAGACCATCTCGGCCAGCACCCACCACATGAACGTGGACTACTCCGCGTACGAGGGCATGGAGCTGACCGGGAAGGTCTGCACCGTGCTGTCCCGTGGTCGAGTCGTCGTCGATGACAACGCCTTTCACGGCGCGGCCGGGCACGGCAGGTTCCTCAAGCGCGACCTCAGTCAGTACCTGGTCTGA